One window of the Carcharodon carcharias isolate sCarCar2 chromosome 26, sCarCar2.pri, whole genome shotgun sequence genome contains the following:
- the kbtbd13 gene encoding kelch repeat and BTB domain-containing protein 13 → MQPPGSYVHVKVEHELFTVEKNMLIESSDYFRALFESGMRECTQEEIQLQGLPARGFDVMLKVLKEDQPILDNEEILDAIECAAFLLVKPLTKHLIHIISSNNCILMLQAASTYGVFDLVHASAQFIRDVYVNIREDLSFLPEDQLDYIESISPSTFVAMATHSPSVGYLDDISRTICYLDEAENHWTTLTSLPDKASTSLAGITVLDNNIYIVGGVDGLSKQIVKSSFCYNTERNSWSEFSSLQHLRYNLTLTGQDGCLLAMGGMCKNTVLATVEKFHVASNTWSFAAHLPRPGAGIACARTMGRIFVCLWLPLDTTDVYEYRTHKDEWLLVTTLKRQQSYGHCMVAHQDNLYVMRNGPADDFLRCMIDCFNLTKQQWTALAGQYVNSKGALFTAAIRGDTVFTVNRMLTLIYNIQEDKWKPAKEEAGFPRSGSMHTFLLRLPKNRLTTLHQN, encoded by the coding sequence ATGCAACCACCAGGAAGTTACGTGCATGTGAAAGTGGAGCATGAGCTTTTCACTGTTGAGAAGAACATGCTGATTGAAAGCAGCGACTACTTCAGGGCTCTCTTTGAGTCCGGCATGCGGGAGTGCACACAGGAGGAGATCCAGCTACAAGGGTTACCAGCCCGTGGCTTTGATGTCATGCTGAAGGTCCTGAAAGAGGATCAACCTATCCTGGACAATGAGGAAATCCTTGATGCCATTGAGTGTGCAGCCTTTCTACTAGTGAAGCCTCTGACAAAGCATCTTATTCATATCATCAGTTCAAACAACTGCATTCTAATGCTCCAGGCTGCATCCACATATGGGGTGTTTGACTTGGTTCATGCTTCAGCTCAGTTTATTAGGGATGTTTATGTTAACATAAGGGAAGATTTGAGCTTTTTGCCTGAAGATCAGTTAGATTATATTGAATCCATCTCTCCCAGTACATTTGTGGCCATGGCCACTCACTCCCCTTCTGTCGGCTACTTGGATGATATTTCTAGAACCATTTGTTATTTGGATGAGGCAGAAAATCATTGGACAACCTTGACTTCTTTACCAGACAAAGCCAGCACTTCTCTCGCAGGCATTACTGTGCTGGACAACAATATCTATATAGTCGGAGGGGTTGATGGACTGAGCAAGCAGATAGTAAAGTCTAGCTTTTGTTACAATACTGAAAGAAATAGCTGGAGTGAATTTTCAAGTCTTCAGCACCTTCGTTACAACCTAACATTGACAGGACAAGATGGTTGTCTCCTTGCCATGGGAGGAATGTGCAAGAATACAGTTCTTGCAACTGTGGAAAAGTTCCACGTGGCATCCAACACATGGTCCTTCGCTGCACATCTGCCTAGGCCTGGAGCGGGCATAGCATGTGCACGcacaatgggcaggatcttcGTATGCCTTTGGTTACCATTGGACACCACCGATGTCTATGAGTACAGGACCCATAAAGATGAATGGCTGCTTGTAACCACTCTAAAACGCCAACAAAGCTATGGTCATTGTATGGTTGCACATCAGGACAATCTGTATGTCATGAGAAATGGACCAGCAGATGACTTCTTGAGGTGTATGATTGATTGCTTCAACCTCACTAAGCAACAATGGACTGCTTTGGCTGGTCAGTATGTGAACAGCAAAGGGGCACTTTTTACAGCAGCCATCAGAGGGGATACAGTTTTTACAGTCAACAGAATGTTAACTTTGATTTATAATATACAGGAAGATAAATGGAAGCCAGCAAAGGAAGAAGCTGGATTTCCTCGAAGTGGATCTATGCACACCTTCTTACTTAGGCTGCCAAAGAACAGACTGACCACTCTACACCAAAACTAA